The Gemmata palustris genome includes a region encoding these proteins:
- a CDS encoding ribbon-helix-helix domain-containing protein, producing the protein MGPRVGQLVWVSESGSWYDAVSPEARMKTYQITLPDDVAAFVDRVLAEKKWGTLDDLVMYALGTVGTELESDADTEIDALRKAVQVGIDQADRGELVDGEVVMKRLRDKLEAARKQPT; encoded by the coding sequence GTGGGACCGCGGGTGGGGCAACTCGTCTGGGTGAGCGAGAGTGGGTCGTGGTACGATGCGGTATCACCGGAGGCACGCATGAAGACGTACCAGATCACACTACCGGACGATGTCGCCGCGTTCGTGGACCGCGTATTGGCCGAGAAGAAGTGGGGCACGCTCGATGACCTCGTGATGTACGCGCTGGGAACCGTCGGGACCGAACTGGAAAGTGACGCGGACACGGAAATTGACGCGCTCCGAAAGGCCGTGCAAGTCGGCATCGACCAGGCCGACCGCGGTGAACTGGTGGACGGCGAGGTCGTGATGAAGCGGTTGCGGGACAAACTCGAAGCCGCGCGGAAACAGCCGACATGA
- a CDS encoding (Fe-S)-binding protein, translating into MAATTPDLADSEAQRKSLPILSANVPAATATGGPIPAPPHTCGSGAHGPNIDYELVLDCVHCGLCTASCPTYVETSNEADSPRGRIYLMRSVIDGTLELDNDVKQHLDLCLNCRACETACPSGVQYGRLIEPFREFMNELEPGRQVQSLNALQKFLLFHVFPYRWRNRVSLAPARLMQWTGLDWLTEKSGLMGLVPQSLRSMKQMLPVLKPHYGQLPEVLEPIGKPRARVALFLGCVADSLYPDTNYATAKVLQANGCEVWIPRSQGCCGALHYHSAEEAPARAFAAANCETFGANDAEKFKSLDAIITNAAGCGYQLKDYAHMMHNTPEAESAARFQSKVRDVSEFLMELGPVQPTHPLNIKATYHDACHLRHAQQIFKQPRALLEMIPGLELIPLPESELCCGAAGSYNLTQPEMADRLGKRKTSNIAATGAKALFTGNVGCLMQITRHLKALDPDVWCAHPVDALWASYSGEMPKELEG; encoded by the coding sequence ATGGCCGCGACCACTCCCGACCTGGCCGACTCCGAAGCGCAGCGGAAGTCGCTGCCCATTCTCTCCGCGAACGTGCCCGCCGCGACCGCGACCGGCGGGCCGATCCCCGCGCCGCCGCACACGTGCGGTTCGGGGGCGCACGGGCCGAACATCGATTACGAACTCGTTCTCGATTGCGTCCACTGCGGGCTCTGCACCGCGAGTTGCCCGACCTACGTGGAAACGTCGAACGAGGCGGACTCGCCGCGCGGCCGCATCTACCTGATGCGGAGCGTGATCGACGGCACGCTCGAACTCGACAACGACGTGAAGCAGCACCTCGACCTGTGCCTCAATTGCCGCGCGTGCGAAACCGCGTGCCCGTCCGGGGTGCAGTACGGTCGGCTCATCGAACCGTTCCGCGAGTTCATGAACGAACTCGAACCGGGGCGCCAGGTTCAGTCGCTCAACGCGCTCCAGAAGTTCTTGCTGTTCCACGTGTTCCCGTACCGGTGGCGCAACCGCGTGTCGCTCGCACCGGCGCGGTTGATGCAGTGGACCGGGCTCGACTGGCTGACGGAAAAGAGCGGCCTGATGGGGCTGGTACCACAATCGCTCCGCAGCATGAAGCAGATGCTTCCCGTGTTGAAGCCGCACTACGGGCAACTGCCGGAAGTGCTGGAGCCGATCGGCAAGCCGCGCGCCCGCGTCGCGCTCTTCCTGGGGTGCGTCGCGGACTCGCTCTACCCCGACACGAACTACGCGACCGCGAAGGTACTCCAGGCGAACGGCTGCGAGGTGTGGATTCCGCGGAGCCAGGGCTGTTGCGGCGCGCTGCACTATCACTCGGCGGAAGAAGCCCCGGCCCGTGCGTTTGCGGCCGCGAACTGCGAAACGTTCGGTGCGAACGACGCGGAAAAGTTCAAGTCGCTCGACGCGATCATCACCAACGCGGCCGGCTGCGGGTACCAGCTCAAAGATTACGCCCACATGATGCACAACACGCCCGAGGCGGAATCCGCCGCGCGGTTCCAGAGCAAGGTGCGCGACGTGAGCGAGTTCCTGATGGAGCTCGGCCCGGTCCAGCCCACGCACCCGCTGAACATCAAGGCGACGTACCACGACGCCTGCCACTTGCGGCACGCGCAGCAGATCTTCAAACAACCCCGCGCGCTGCTCGAAATGATCCCGGGGCTGGAACTGATTCCGCTCCCGGAAAGCGAACTCTGTTGCGGCGCGGCGGGGAGCTACAACCTGACGCAGCCCGAAATGGCCGACCGCCTCGGTAAGAGGAAGACCTCGAACATTGCCGCGACCGGCGCGAAGGCGCTGTTCACGGGTAACGTCGGCTGCCTGATGCAGATCACGCGGCACTTAAAGGCACTCGACCCGGACGTGTGGTGCGCGCACCCGGTCGATGCGCTGTGGGCGAGCTACAGCGGCGAAATGCCGAAGGAACTGGAAGGGTGA
- a CDS encoding endonuclease domain-containing protein, with translation MNLATSTRIPLLYARARRLRGDMNSAERILWNELRNRRFARAKFRRQQPLDWYVADFFCAASRLVIELDGDSHMGKEDRDAVRQLYIESHGIRVIRFWNSEVYDELEWVLDCIALAIDQAASSSSQEVSLKPR, from the coding sequence ATGAACCTCGCGACCTCGACCCGGATTCCGCTCTTGTACGCCCGGGCGCGTCGGCTCCGGGGCGATATGAACTCGGCGGAGCGGATTCTGTGGAACGAGTTGCGGAACCGGCGCTTTGCCCGAGCGAAGTTCCGTCGGCAACAGCCGCTCGATTGGTACGTTGCCGATTTCTTTTGTGCGGCGAGCCGTCTTGTGATCGAGTTGGACGGCGATTCTCACATGGGCAAAGAAGACCGTGACGCCGTGCGCCAGTTGTACATCGAGTCTCACGGCATCCGCGTGATCCGCTTCTGGAACTCGGAAGTATACGACGAGTTAGAATGGGTTCTCGATTGCATCGCCCTTGCAATCGATCAAGCCGCATCGTCGAGTTCACAAGAAGTGAGTTTGAAGCCGAGGTAG
- a CDS encoding type II toxin-antitoxin system RelE/ParE family toxin gives MKRFRNTPQAEADLDAITDYYAANNPDAGIRLLDQLTARCRAYPKPFQQAIPTPLCCHVCHRPTKSASFSSPPLDIPSPCVWVCFT, from the coding sequence ATGAAGCGCTTTCGCAACACGCCCCAAGCGGAAGCCGATCTCGACGCGATCACCGATTACTACGCGGCCAACAACCCGGACGCGGGGATTCGCCTGCTCGATCAACTCACCGCCCGGTGCCGGGCGTATCCCAAACCATTCCAGCAAGCCATACCAACTCCTCTTTGCTGCCACGTCTGTCACCGCCCGACGAAATCCGCTTCGTTCAGTTCACCACCTCTCGACATACCTTCTCCTTGTGTTTGGGTATGCTTTACGTAG
- a CDS encoding FAD-binding oxidoreductase, which yields MANSITLDSFGPLPVERPASVADLCALVTHARAAKHGLYPVGGRTTLDIGLPPTKPGVVCDTTALSGVIDYPARDMTITARAGTTVAALQAELGREGQWLPVDVAAPERATLGGAVAVNASGPRRFGYGTLRDYVIGISFVSDDGVEVKAGGRVVKNVAGYDLMKLQIGALGTLGVVTQLTFKVKPKPDASAAVIFGCDSASLSAVLDRLAASKTRPVAVELLNSAAWREARVTVPTTAQWRIVVGFEEKTAAVRWQVAMLIDELKAVAVGDAIELPDMSIFDTLTALQLRAESRFIGKLSVLPSNLADAVVKLPSESLVHAHALSGVAWVHGAETLPEGTTVRRCPTERKKSLPDGGQEPSSWELMRHVKRTLDPDNVFNPGRLFGDV from the coding sequence GTGGCAAATTCCATTACCCTCGATTCATTCGGCCCGCTACCCGTCGAGCGCCCCGCGAGCGTCGCGGACCTGTGCGCGCTCGTGACGCACGCGCGCGCCGCGAAACACGGGCTGTACCCCGTCGGCGGGCGCACGACCCTCGACATCGGGCTCCCACCGACGAAGCCCGGCGTTGTGTGCGACACGACCGCCCTTTCCGGCGTAATCGATTACCCCGCGCGCGACATGACGATCACCGCCCGCGCCGGGACCACGGTCGCGGCACTGCAGGCGGAACTGGGTAGGGAAGGGCAGTGGCTCCCGGTTGATGTGGCGGCGCCTGAAAGGGCCACGCTCGGGGGGGCGGTCGCGGTGAACGCCAGCGGCCCGCGGCGCTTCGGCTACGGCACGCTCCGCGACTACGTGATCGGCATCAGCTTCGTGAGCGACGACGGCGTGGAGGTGAAGGCCGGCGGTCGCGTGGTGAAGAACGTGGCCGGCTACGACCTGATGAAGCTGCAAATTGGTGCCCTCGGTACGCTCGGGGTTGTCACGCAACTCACGTTCAAAGTGAAGCCGAAGCCGGACGCCTCCGCCGCGGTGATTTTTGGTTGCGATTCCGCTTCGCTCAGCGCGGTACTCGATCGCCTCGCCGCATCCAAAACGCGCCCCGTCGCGGTCGAACTCTTGAATTCCGCCGCGTGGCGCGAAGCGCGCGTCACTGTCCCCACAACCGCGCAATGGCGAATCGTGGTCGGCTTCGAGGAAAAGACCGCGGCGGTTCGCTGGCAAGTCGCGATGCTGATCGACGAACTGAAGGCCGTTGCGGTGGGCGACGCGATCGAATTGCCCGATATGTCCATCTTCGACACACTGACGGCGTTACAACTGAGGGCCGAGTCGCGGTTCATCGGGAAGCTCTCCGTCTTGCCGAGCAATCTGGCCGATGCGGTCGTCAAACTGCCGAGCGAATCGCTGGTTCACGCCCACGCACTGAGCGGCGTCGCGTGGGTACACGGTGCCGAAACGCTCCCCGAGGGCACAACCGTTCGGCGGTGCCCCACGGAACGCAAAAAGTCACTTCCCGACGGAGGGCAGGAGCCTTCGAGTTGGGAACTGATGCGGCACGTCAAGCGGACCCTCGATCCGGATAACGTGTTCAACCCCGGCCGTCTATTCGGGGACGTGTGA